In a single window of the Papaver somniferum cultivar HN1 chromosome 8, ASM357369v1, whole genome shotgun sequence genome:
- the LOC113304834 gene encoding uncharacterized protein LOC113304834, producing the protein MEFLCFILRSKFLVPLILLLLISLGSGFDSTDEDQKVGTVISPYVTSYLNFTAAKIDEIICYYKRFLHFVAEEIVPWIKDRYVRYWNFTAETTLQEVIASFRNFNILLIDQKFKEYSYLFVFNGLIILSVWYYLSPPTKRIKVYRRKHKISKAALRKTHVFISKNSEKTKAT; encoded by the exons ATGGAGTTTCTTTGTTTCATACTAAGGAGCAAATTTCTTGTACCACTGATATTGCTGCTGCTAATCTCTCTGGGGTCCGGTTTTGATTCTACTGACGAAG ATCAGAAAGTTGGAACCGTTATCAGTCCCTATGTTACGAGCTATTTGAATTTTACAGcggcaaaaattgatgaaataatATGTTATTATAAGAGGTTTTTGCATTTCGTAGCTGAAGAAATAGTTCCTTGGATTAAAGATCGTTATGTTAGATATTGGAACTTTACAGCGGAGACAACATTACAAGAAGTCATTGCTTCTTTTAggaattttaatattttgttgatagatcAAAAGTTCAAAGAATATTCATACTTGTTTGTCTTCAATGGTTTGATCATTTTGAGTGTTTGGTACTATCTTTCACCACCAACTAAGAGGATCAAAGTCTACAGAAGAAAGCACAAGATATCCAAGGCAGCTTTGAGAAAAACCCACGTTTTTATTTCTAAAAACTCAGAGAAAACAAAAGCAACATAG
- the LOC113304831 gene encoding universal stress protein PHOS32-like isoform X2, with translation MGRTGAKSPNFCLSRVTTHFRVRSPLVQSKPASKSIINANEDSVLVDNSDEKTISSINGAEMGNETSSSVLVGRRIMIVVDSSLEAKGAIQWALSHTIQNHDTIILLHVTKPTSSNGEQTNTEVYAKEYELLYSLKSMCHVKRPKVQIEVAVVQGKEKGPTIVAEAKHQGVTLLILGQKKRSMTWRLVMMWAGSRIGAGVVEYCIDNASCMTIGVRRNNRKVGGYLITTKHHKDFWLLA, from the exons ATGGGTCGGACTGGGGCGAAGTCGCCGAACTTTTGTTTGAGTAGGGTTACGACGCATTTCCGAGTCCGGTCACCATTAGTTCAATCAAAACCCGCTTCTAAATCTATAATAAATGCAAATGAAGATAGTGTTCTTGTAGACAATAGTGATGAGAAGACAATTTCAAGTATCAATGGCGCAGAAATGGGGAATGAAACTAGTTCATCAGTACTAGTTGGCAGAAGAattatgattgttgttgattCAAGTCTTGAAGCTAAAGGTGCTATTCAATGGGCTCTCTCACATACTATTCAGAATCACGATACTATCATTCTTCTCCATGTCACCAAGCCTACTAGTTCCAATg GTGAACAAACGAACACGGAAGTCTACGCGAAAGAATATGAACTTCTTTACTCCCTGAAGAGCATGTGCCATGTCAAAAGACCCAAG GTACAAATTGAAGTTGCAGTAgtacaaggaaaagaaaaagggcCAACCATTGTAGCAGAAGCAAAACACCAAGGGGTGACACTATTGATACTCGGGCAGAAGAAGCGATCAATGACTTGGCGACTAGTAATGATGTGGGCAGGGAGTCGAATTGGTGCTGGTGTCGTTGAATACTGTATTGATAATGCCAGTTGCATGACAATTGGCGTGAGAAGAAACAACAGAAAAGTTGGAGGGTATCTTATTACGACCAAACATCACAAAGATTTTTGGTTGTTGGCTTGA
- the LOC113304831 gene encoding universal stress protein PHOS32-like isoform X1, with the protein MGRTGAKSPNFCLSRVTTHFRVRSPLVQSKPASKSIINANEDSVLVDNSDEKTISSINGAEMGNETSSSVLVGRRIMIVVDSSLEAKGAIQWALSHTIQNHDTIILLHVTKPTSSNVTGEQTNTEVYAKEYELLYSLKSMCHVKRPKVQIEVAVVQGKEKGPTIVAEAKHQGVTLLILGQKKRSMTWRLVMMWAGSRIGAGVVEYCIDNASCMTIGVRRNNRKVGGYLITTKHHKDFWLLA; encoded by the exons ATGGGTCGGACTGGGGCGAAGTCGCCGAACTTTTGTTTGAGTAGGGTTACGACGCATTTCCGAGTCCGGTCACCATTAGTTCAATCAAAACCCGCTTCTAAATCTATAATAAATGCAAATGAAGATAGTGTTCTTGTAGACAATAGTGATGAGAAGACAATTTCAAGTATCAATGGCGCAGAAATGGGGAATGAAACTAGTTCATCAGTACTAGTTGGCAGAAGAattatgattgttgttgattCAAGTCTTGAAGCTAAAGGTGCTATTCAATGGGCTCTCTCACATACTATTCAGAATCACGATACTATCATTCTTCTCCATGTCACCAAGCCTACTAGTTCCAATg TTACAGGTGAACAAACGAACACGGAAGTCTACGCGAAAGAATATGAACTTCTTTACTCCCTGAAGAGCATGTGCCATGTCAAAAGACCCAAG GTACAAATTGAAGTTGCAGTAgtacaaggaaaagaaaaagggcCAACCATTGTAGCAGAAGCAAAACACCAAGGGGTGACACTATTGATACTCGGGCAGAAGAAGCGATCAATGACTTGGCGACTAGTAATGATGTGGGCAGGGAGTCGAATTGGTGCTGGTGTCGTTGAATACTGTATTGATAATGCCAGTTGCATGACAATTGGCGTGAGAAGAAACAACAGAAAAGTTGGAGGGTATCTTATTACGACCAAACATCACAAAGATTTTTGGTTGTTGGCTTGA
- the LOC113302888 gene encoding 60S ribosomal protein L17, which produces MVKYSKEPDNPTKSCKARGSDLRVHFKNTRETAFSLRKMPLVKAKRYLEDVLAHKQAIPFRRFCGGVGRTAQAKNRHSNGQGRWPAKSAKFILDLLKNAESNADVKGLDVDSLYISHIQVNQAQKQRRRTYRAHGRINPYMSSPCHIELTLSEKEEAVKKEADTQLAPRKSKKSQVLRSGASS; this is translated from the exons ATG GTGAAGTACTCAAAGGAGCCCGATAATCCCACCAAGT CCTGCAAAGCTAGGGGGTCTGATCTTCGTGTTCATTTCAAG AACACTAGGGAAACAGCCTTCTCTTTAAGGAAGATGCCTTTGGTCAAAGCCAAGAGGTATTTGGAGGATGTCTTAGCTCACAAGCAAGCCATTCCCTTCAGACGTTTCTGTGGTGGTGTTGGTAGGACTGCTCAAGCCAAGAACCGTCACTCAAATGGACAAGGACGTTGGCCCGCTAAGTCCGCCAAGTTCATCCTTGATCTGCTTAAAAATGCTGAGAGCAATGCTGAT GTAAAAGGTTTGGACGTGGATTCACTATACATTTCTCATATCCAAGTTAACCAAGCTCAGAAGCAGAGGCGTAGGACATACCGTGCTCACGGAAGAATCAACC CTTACATGTCATCTCCTTGTCACATTGAGTTGACCTTATCAGAGAAGGAAGAAGCAGTGAAGAAAGAG GCTGACACTCAGTTGGCACCAAGGAAGTCAAAGAAATCTCAAGTTCTTCGTAGTGGTGCCTCATCTTAA